In one window of Campylobacter hepaticus DNA:
- the rsmG gene encoding 16S rRNA (guanine(527)-N(7))-methyltransferase RsmG gives MNFKNYNFLKPYNLKDLTKKIQIYKDILEKFNRVHNLTHLKNIDENIFDSIKILDFYDFSQAKNIADIGSGAGFPAIFLAFLLKNNFHLFEPNAKKAAFLRKIKIECDLKHLNIYKEKIENFQAIFKADIITSRALMDTPSLLKICKNISNKNSIFILWKGSGIYEELKHIKNYKIFENNFRKYCILSSP, from the coding sequence ATGAATTTTAAAAATTACAATTTTTTAAAACCATATAATTTGAAAGATTTAACAAAAAAAATCCAAATTTACAAAGATATTTTAGAAAAATTTAATCGTGTACACAATCTTACACATTTAAAAAATATTGATGAAAATATTTTTGATAGTATTAAAATTTTAGATTTTTATGATTTTTCTCAAGCAAAAAATATTGCTGATATAGGCAGCGGTGCAGGTTTTCCAGCAATATTTTTAGCCTTTTTATTAAAAAATAATTTTCATCTTTTTGAACCCAATGCTAAAAAAGCTGCTTTTTTAAGAAAAATAAAAATAGAATGTGATTTAAAACACTTAAACATTTACAAAGAAAAAATTGAAAATTTTCAAGCTATTTTTAAAGCCGATATCATTACTTCAAGAGCTTTAATGGATACTCCATCTTTACTTAAAATTTGCAAAAATATATCTAATAAAAACAGTATTTTTATTTTATGGAAAGGTAGTGGAATCTATGAAGAACTTAAGCATATAAAAAATTATAAGATTTTTGAAAATAATTTTAGAAAATATTGTATTTTAAGTAGCCCTTAA
- a CDS encoding mechanosensitive ion channel family protein: MKKIIILLVFVMSLFGDINRTMINDINENIKTLDAVISASIWNIRYENFIKYQDINDELIILNLSLKKISDIHQQEELKRKIANLEEQLSLLKEYKALNFAQSLSTPNSIEILPKLTNPLAIIGAFSHIKKLKGEKEEYAFKFNDFKNLVDKIREKNLELRELVELKPNVKNIKALKASDKKLEEFDQALNFASVSYSVYEKKIDEELARVSAEIKVQTLRAINIFVAIIIVIAIAFMLKFIVKKYIKDHERYYTATKIINFVNINIIFLILLFAYIENITYLVTILGFASAGLAIAMKDMFMSMLGWCVIVFGGSFRVGDRVKVFQNDTMYIGDIIDISFLRITLYEDLTLETYSKNRRSGRIIFIPNNFVFTNLLANYTHHGMKTVLDGIDISITFDSNLDKAQEIVENIVTRNAKGYTELARKSMARLQHEYNIKNPKVEPRFFMFFEHWGMRISAWYMTNAYAALVLRSAISKEIIKEFNKHEDIKIAYPSQNLYLKSLNQNSFENDNKMYFHIKDKD, from the coding sequence ATGAAAAAAATTATTATTTTACTTGTTTTTGTAATGAGTCTTTTTGGTGATATAAATCGCACTATGATTAATGATATTAATGAAAACATTAAAACTTTAGATGCAGTTATTAGTGCTAGTATTTGGAATATACGTTATGAAAATTTTATAAAATATCAAGATATTAATGATGAATTAATTATATTAAATCTTAGTTTAAAAAAAATTTCTGATATACACCAACAAGAGGAATTAAAACGTAAAATAGCTAATTTAGAAGAACAATTAAGTTTGCTTAAAGAATATAAAGCTTTAAATTTTGCTCAAAGTCTTAGTACGCCAAATAGTATAGAAATACTACCTAAGCTTACTAATCCTTTAGCTATTATAGGTGCTTTTTCTCATATTAAAAAATTAAAAGGAGAAAAAGAAGAATATGCTTTTAAATTTAATGATTTTAAAAATTTAGTAGATAAGATTAGAGAAAAAAATTTAGAACTTAGAGAATTAGTTGAACTAAAACCCAATGTTAAAAATATTAAAGCATTAAAAGCATCGGATAAAAAATTAGAAGAATTTGATCAAGCTTTAAATTTTGCTAGCGTTTCTTATTCTGTTTATGAGAAAAAAATTGATGAAGAGCTTGCAAGAGTAAGTGCTGAGATTAAGGTGCAAACTTTAAGAGCTATTAATATATTTGTTGCTATTATTATTGTTATAGCTATAGCTTTTATGCTAAAATTTATTGTAAAAAAATATATTAAAGATCACGAAAGATATTATACTGCGACTAAAATTATTAATTTTGTTAATATTAATATTATTTTTCTTATTTTATTATTTGCTTATATAGAAAATATTACTTATTTAGTAACTATACTTGGTTTTGCTTCTGCGGGTTTAGCCATAGCCATGAAGGATATGTTTATGTCTATGTTAGGTTGGTGTGTAATAGTTTTTGGTGGTAGTTTTAGAGTAGGAGATCGTGTAAAAGTTTTTCAAAATGACACTATGTATATAGGTGATATTATAGATATTTCTTTTTTACGTATCACGCTTTATGAAGATCTTACACTTGAAACTTATAGTAAAAATCGCCGCAGCGGGCGTATCATATTTATACCTAATAATTTTGTTTTTACTAATTTACTTGCAAATTACACCCATCATGGTATGAAAACAGTACTTGATGGTATAGATATAAGCATTACTTTTGATAGTAATTTAGATAAAGCACAAGAAATTGTAGAAAATATAGTTACACGTAATGCTAAAGGTTATACTGAGCTTGCTAGAAAAAGCATGGCACGTTTGCAACATGAATATAATATTAAAAACCCTAAAGTTGAACCAAGGTTTTTTATGTTTTTTGAACATTGGGGAATGAGAATTTCAGCTTGGTATATGACTAATGCCTATGCAGCTTTAGTGCTTAGAAGTGCTATTAGTAAAGAGATTATAAAAGAATTTAATAAGCATGAAGATATTAAAATTGCTTATCCTTCTCAAAATTTATATTTAAAAAGTTTAAATCAAAATTCTTTTGAGAATGATAATAAAATGTATTTTCATATAAAGGACAAAGATTGA
- the mtaB gene encoding tRNA (N(6)-L-threonylcarbamoyladenosine(37)-C(2))-methylthiotransferase MtaB, with translation MKEKVFFKTFGCRTNIYDTELLKTYIKDYEITNDENMAQIIVVNSCTVTNGADSGIKSYINTMQKKGIKIILTGCGAQSKGKELLNNKQVFGVFGASNKHKINDFLGLQTNFYEPGDLNFIDKDIVYEYKNHTKAFVKIQEGCDFACSYCIIPSVRGKSRSVDESVLLKQVEILGEKGYSEIVLTGTNIGSYGLKKGTSLGKLLQKMGKISSIKRIRLGSLEPAQIDESFLEILNEPWLERHLHIALQHTSEKMLRIMRRRSHTSDDLKLFNTIASKGYALGTDFIVGHPGENEVLWKEALEHFKAFPLTHIHAFIFSPRNNTHSATMTNTINGALAKERLNTLKTIVDKNNYEFRCKNRIPLEILIENKKEDFFEGYDQFFNKIKLKSDHNIIKKWITLSEYEVQEKFNFANLKG, from the coding sequence TTGAAAGAAAAAGTTTTTTTTAAAACTTTTGGATGTCGCACAAATATTTATGATACCGAACTTTTAAAAACTTATATAAAAGATTATGAGATCACAAATGATGAAAATATGGCACAAATTATTGTGGTTAATTCTTGCACGGTAACAAATGGGGCTGATAGTGGTATTAAATCTTATATTAATACTATGCAAAAAAAAGGTATTAAAATTATACTTACAGGTTGTGGAGCCCAAAGCAAGGGTAAAGAGCTTTTAAATAATAAACAAGTTTTTGGTGTTTTTGGAGCTTCTAATAAGCATAAAATTAATGATTTTTTAGGATTGCAAACAAATTTTTATGAGCCTGGAGATTTAAATTTTATCGATAAAGATATAGTTTATGAATATAAAAATCATACAAAAGCTTTTGTTAAAATTCAAGAAGGTTGTGATTTTGCATGCTCTTATTGTATTATTCCTAGTGTAAGAGGTAAGTCAAGAAGTGTTGATGAAAGTGTACTTTTAAAACAGGTAGAAATTTTAGGAGAAAAAGGTTATAGTGAAATCGTTTTAACTGGAACAAATATAGGATCTTATGGTCTGAAAAAGGGTACAAGTTTAGGTAAGCTTTTGCAAAAAATGGGAAAAATTTCTAGCATAAAACGTATAAGATTGGGTAGTTTAGAACCTGCACAAATTGATGAAAGTTTTTTAGAAATTTTAAATGAACCTTGGCTTGAAAGGCATTTGCATATTGCTTTACAACATACAAGTGAAAAAATGCTTCGTATAATGAGAAGAAGATCGCACACAAGTGATGATTTAAAACTTTTTAATACTATAGCTAGTAAAGGTTATGCACTAGGAACTGATTTTATAGTAGGTCATCCAGGGGAAAATGAAGTATTATGGAAGGAAGCTTTAGAGCATTTTAAAGCATTTCCTTTAACTCATATTCACGCTTTTATTTTTAGCCCTAGAAATAATACTCATTCTGCTACCATGACAAATACTATTAATGGTGCTTTAGCTAAAGAAAGATTAAATACTTTAAAAACTATAGTAGATAAAAATAATTATGAATTTAGGTGTAAAAATCGTATTCCACTTGAAATTTTAATAGAAAATAAAAAAGAAGATTTTTTTGAAGGTTATGACCAGTTTTTTAATAAAATTAAGCTTAAAAGTGATCATAATATAATTAAAAAATGGATTACTCTTTCTGAATATGAAGTACAAGAAAAATTTAATTTTGCAAATTTAAAAGGTTAG
- a CDS encoding rhomboid family intramembrane serine protease: protein MFTLFLIFLNILLYFLISYDYHNILGLNIFFFHGAYWQLLSTMFIHGNFTHLILNMIVLFQFGRILETYLGSLRFALLYLGGGLLCSLLSAFYVYFDFVYFRTSIKLVGASGAICVLMGFYSFVDKSSTKGLIVAVLLMSFVPLFMGINVAWYGHIFGFICGYILAKLKR, encoded by the coding sequence TTGTTTACACTTTTTTTAATTTTTTTAAATATTTTATTATATTTTTTAATTTCTTATGATTATCATAATATCCTAGGACTTAATATTTTCTTTTTCCATGGTGCTTATTGGCAACTTTTAAGCACTATGTTTATACATGGGAATTTTACCCATCTTATTTTAAATATGATAGTTTTGTTTCAATTTGGTCGTATTTTAGAAACATATTTGGGTTCTTTACGTTTTGCTTTGCTTTACCTTGGAGGAGGTTTATTGTGTTCATTATTAAGTGCTTTTTATGTATATTTTGATTTTGTTTATTTTAGAACAAGTATCAAACTTGTGGGTGCTAGCGGTGCAATTTGCGTTTTGATGGGCTTTTATTCTTTTGTAGATAAAAGTAGTACAAAAGGATTGATAGTTGCGGTTTTGCTTATGAGTTTTGTCCCCTTATTTATGGGTATAAATGTTGCTTGGTATGGTCATATTTTTGGTTTTATTTGTGGCTATATTTTGGCTAAATTAAAGAGGTAG
- a CDS encoding PepSY-like domain-containing protein — MKVKILSIIQILFIYLNADIIISAENLPPIAKEFLQNHFNAPIGIVQKDKNSYEVYLSDGTELEFNIDGTWKKIENKALPFKLDFLPKNLANIIVNEFPELKSREIERKINHYKIKFNNGIKILIDFNGTILHREKDD; from the coding sequence TTGAAAGTTAAAATTTTAAGCATTATTCAAATCTTATTTATATATTTAAATGCTGATATTATCATATCTGCTGAAAATTTACCGCCTATTGCTAAAGAATTTTTACAAAATCATTTTAATGCCCCTATAGGCATAGTCCAAAAAGATAAAAATTCTTACGAAGTTTATCTTAGCGATGGTACAGAGCTTGAATTTAATATAGATGGAACCTGGAAAAAAATAGAAAATAAAGCTTTACCTTTTAAATTAGATTTTTTACCTAAAAATCTAGCCAATATTATCGTAAATGAATTCCCTGAACTTAAATCCAGGGAAATTGAAAGAAAAATCAATCATTATAAAATTAAATTTAATAATGGTATAAAAATCCTTATAGATTTTAATGGAACTATTTTACACCGAGAAAAAGATGATTAA
- the rpoD gene encoding RNA polymerase sigma factor RpoD, with protein MNAKIQETELEELFQENAKDYITYEKLVKYLTKQPNATIAKKIQTLMKKHKVQLFSAAEIAQMKNIEDAKRLQEEKRKLQDTSLENEFDLANENDLLEWSRSDSPVRMYLREMGQIALLNKDEEVEISKKIELGEDIIIDAFCSVPYLIDFILDYQEPLINRERRVKELFKSFDDEDKGEDKLDELDIDEDDNETELEVEEENTKKTHKKEDERTLKVIEKFKALEKAKKDWLKVAKDKESGDELLDKLNIAFKKNILKEKLMDLGPTSKLISEIVKSMETALKSDEEFDKELKRLEYRLPMFSDELKKRHADILKDITKLSKEEITERSLETTMVSTYMEIKKLFQTKEASEKSFDLEKSRLKEILEQIKRGKKISDEAKGRMAKSNLRLVVSIAKRYTNRGLPFLDLIQEGNIGLMKAVDKFEYKRGYKFSTYATWWIRQAISRAIADQARTIRIPIHMIETINQINKIIREYLQKDGKEPDVSIIAKEVGLSIDKVKQVIKITKEPISLEAPIGNEDDGKFGDFVEDRNSLSPMEHILKDDLKEQIDEVLDQLNDREKAVIRMRFGLMEDESDRTLEEIGKELNVTRERVRQIESSAIKKLKHPKVGRKLKNYIEGWK; from the coding sequence ATGAATGCCAAAATTCAAGAAACTGAATTAGAAGAACTATTTCAAGAAAATGCAAAAGATTATATTACCTATGAAAAACTTGTAAAATATCTTACCAAACAACCAAATGCCACTATTGCTAAAAAAATACAAACCTTGATGAAAAAACATAAAGTGCAACTTTTTTCAGCAGCTGAAATTGCTCAAATGAAAAATATAGAAGATGCAAAAAGACTTCAAGAAGAAAAGCGAAAACTTCAAGATACTAGCCTTGAAAATGAATTTGATTTAGCTAATGAAAATGATTTATTAGAATGGAGTAGATCAGATTCTCCTGTACGCATGTATTTACGAGAAATGGGACAAATTGCTTTATTAAATAAAGATGAAGAAGTTGAAATTTCTAAAAAAATAGAACTTGGAGAAGATATCATTATCGATGCTTTTTGTTCTGTGCCTTATTTAATTGATTTTATTTTAGACTATCAAGAACCTTTAATCAATAGAGAAAGACGGGTTAAAGAATTGTTTAAAAGTTTTGATGATGAAGATAAAGGCGAAGATAAGCTTGATGAGCTTGATATTGACGAAGATGACAATGAAACAGAATTAGAAGTAGAAGAAGAAAATACTAAAAAAACTCACAAAAAAGAAGATGAAAGAACCCTAAAAGTTATTGAAAAATTTAAAGCTCTTGAAAAAGCTAAAAAAGACTGGCTAAAAGTTGCTAAAGATAAAGAAAGCGGAGATGAACTTTTAGATAAATTAAACATTGCATTTAAAAAAAATATTTTAAAAGAAAAACTTATGGATTTAGGTCCTACTTCAAAACTTATAAGTGAAATTGTAAAATCAATGGAAACAGCTTTAAAAAGTGATGAAGAATTCGATAAAGAATTAAAACGTTTAGAATATCGCTTGCCTATGTTTTCTGATGAACTTAAAAAACGTCATGCAGATATTTTAAAAGATATCACCAAATTAAGCAAAGAAGAAATCACAGAAAGATCTTTAGAAACGACTATGGTAAGCACCTATATGGAAATTAAAAAACTCTTCCAAACTAAAGAAGCTAGTGAAAAAAGTTTTGACCTTGAAAAATCACGACTTAAAGAAATTTTAGAACAAATTAAACGCGGTAAAAAAATCTCTGATGAAGCTAAAGGTAGAATGGCCAAATCTAATTTACGTCTTGTAGTAAGCATAGCTAAACGCTATACAAATCGTGGTTTACCTTTTTTAGATCTTATTCAAGAAGGCAATATAGGATTAATGAAAGCTGTAGATAAATTTGAATATAAAAGAGGCTATAAATTTTCTACTTATGCAACTTGGTGGATTAGACAAGCTATCTCAAGAGCTATAGCTGATCAAGCAAGAACCATTAGAATACCTATTCATATGATAGAAACGATTAACCAAATCAATAAAATTATTCGCGAATACTTACAAAAAGATGGCAAAGAACCTGATGTAAGCATTATAGCCAAAGAAGTGGGATTAAGTATAGATAAGGTAAAACAAGTCATTAAGATTACAAAAGAACCCATTTCCCTTGAAGCACCTATAGGTAACGAAGATGATGGCAAATTTGGAGATTTTGTAGAAGATAGAAACTCACTTTCTCCTATGGAACATATTTTAAAAGATGATTTAAAAGAACAAATTGATGAAGTTTTAGATCAATTAAATGATAGAGAAAAAGCAGTCATTCGCATGCGTTTTGGACTAATGGAAGATGAAAGTGATAGAACCTTAGAAGAAATAGGTAAAGAACTTAATGTTACTAGAGAAAGGGTAAGACAAATTGAAAGTTCAGCTATTAAAAAGCTTAAACATCCTAAAGTAGGAAGAAAACTTAAAAACTATATAGAAGGGTGGAAATAA
- a CDS encoding AAA family ATPase, which translates to MKNKKIIFISFIIICILFGILYFKNEPKYIDQNLYQSLLNQNLIQKAVIDKDEIWLKTSAENYVIIKEGVDIKELLEKVPVENKQDNTLWVFFILFIFIITLLLSLGYFARKKEIAKYPILNKNQNPSANTNLENSNIKSVISNITFNDVAGVDEVKMELSELVDFLQNPRKYKEFGVKMPKGVLMVGPPGVGKTLIAKAVAGEAGVPFFYQSGSSFVEIYVGMGAKRVRELFSKAKMMAPSIVFIDEIDAVGKARGEMSNVERDSTLNQLLTQMDGFEDNSGVIVIAATNKIELMDPALLRSGRFDRRIFLSLPDFKDRLKILEIYMKDKNNNVNLNKIAKVSVGFSGAGLETLVNEAAINALRRNSTLVEESDFYAVLNKVLLGKKKILSFNDEEKKIQATYQAAKALSAYYFDIGFEKITLIEDRFKEYEYNIRSKSELINRIKVYLSGSRAMKLIYNETYTNSQNDFLKVKELLEYMISFDMLEESNLNQQKKETDEFLHSMKDKILKLSEILLEKEKLEYCDVKNIMQV; encoded by the coding sequence ATGAAAAATAAGAAAATTATATTTATTTCTTTTATAATAATATGCATACTTTTTGGAATTTTATATTTTAAAAATGAACCAAAATATATAGATCAAAATCTTTATCAAAGTTTATTAAACCAGAATTTAATACAAAAAGCTGTAATAGATAAGGATGAAATTTGGTTAAAAACCAGTGCAGAAAATTATGTTATTATTAAAGAAGGTGTCGATATTAAAGAACTTTTAGAAAAAGTTCCTGTAGAAAATAAACAAGATAATACTCTTTGGGTATTTTTTATTTTATTTATTTTTATTATTACGCTTTTATTAAGTCTTGGTTATTTTGCACGTAAAAAAGAGATTGCAAAATACCCTATATTAAATAAAAATCAAAATCCTAGTGCTAATACTAATTTAGAAAATTCTAATATTAAATCTGTGATTTCAAATATTACTTTTAATGATGTAGCAGGTGTTGATGAAGTTAAAATGGAGCTTAGTGAACTTGTAGATTTTTTACAAAATCCTAGAAAATATAAAGAATTTGGTGTAAAAATGCCAAAAGGCGTTTTAATGGTAGGTCCTCCAGGAGTTGGTAAAACCCTTATTGCTAAAGCTGTTGCAGGGGAAGCTGGCGTACCATTTTTTTATCAAAGTGGTTCTAGTTTTGTTGAAATTTATGTAGGCATGGGTGCAAAAAGAGTAAGAGAGCTTTTTTCTAAGGCAAAAATGATGGCTCCTAGTATAGTTTTTATAGATGAGATTGATGCTGTAGGGAAGGCTAGGGGTGAAATGTCTAATGTAGAAAGGGATAGCACTTTAAACCAACTTTTAACTCAAATGGATGGATTTGAAGATAATAGCGGAGTTATTGTTATAGCTGCAACCAATAAAATTGAGCTTATGGATCCTGCTTTGCTTCGTTCAGGACGTTTTGATAGAAGAATTTTTTTATCTTTACCTGATTTTAAAGATAGATTAAAAATTCTAGAAATTTATATGAAAGATAAGAATAATAATGTCAATTTAAATAAAATTGCTAAAGTAAGTGTGGGTTTTAGCGGGGCAGGTCTTGAAACTTTGGTTAATGAAGCAGCCATTAATGCCTTAAGAAGAAATAGTACTTTGGTTGAAGAAAGTGATTTTTATGCTGTATTAAATAAAGTACTTTTAGGTAAGAAAAAGATTTTAAGTTTTAATGATGAAGAGAAAAAAATTCAAGCTACTTATCAAGCTGCAAAGGCATTAAGTGCTTATTATTTTGATATAGGATTTGAAAAAATTACGCTTATAGAAGATCGTTTTAAAGAATATGAATATAATATAAGATCAAAATCAGAACTTATAAATCGCATAAAAGTTTATTTATCAGGATCTAGAGCTATGAAATTAATTTATAATGAAACCTATACTAATTCACAAAATGATTTTTTAAAAGTTAAGGAATTGCTTGAATATATGATAAGTTTTGATATGTTAGAAGAATCGAATTTAAATCAACAAAAAAAAGAAACAGATGAATTTTTGCATTCTATGAAGGATAAAATTTTAAAATTATCTGAAATCTTACTTGAAAAGGAAAAATTAGAATATTGTGATGTTAAAAATATAATGCAAGTTTAA
- a CDS encoding YeiH family protein — MKTNFLKHSIAIIRSNFKGLLFTACIVFFAMYLSSMQSIKDTTHLAATAFAIIIGVLLSPWFFKYQHHFQAGVHFSAKKLLRLGIILYGFNITLTELLSVGFKGFLLSAIVIFIVFSVALFIGIKFFKLDKETSMLVGAGSAICGAAAVLALESSLKSDPFKGILAVGTVVIFGLIFMFLYPIAFSLDLFPYFDQNAMGVFMGATLHEVANVAGSAEMAKDMAGFEQSASNIAIIIKMMRVILLVPFLLIVTYLFAKNQHSRHGRTTKNITIPYFAFAFLAMIVLNTYLASKESILGVATSDIIFLGRMLCTLCIVFAMAALGLQIDFKKFLKSGSKVFGLAFILALVLIFGGYFLTLAFKGILW; from the coding sequence ATGAAAACAAATTTTTTAAAACATAGTATAGCTATAATACGTTCGAATTTTAAGGGTTTATTGTTTACAGCTTGTATAGTATTTTTTGCCATGTATCTTTCTAGTATGCAAAGCATTAAAGATACTACCCACTTAGCAGCTACAGCTTTTGCTATTATTATAGGTGTGTTACTTTCTCCTTGGTTTTTTAAATATCAACATCATTTTCAAGCAGGCGTGCATTTTAGTGCTAAAAAATTATTAAGATTAGGGATTATTTTATATGGTTTTAATATTACTTTAACAGAGCTTTTAAGTGTGGGTTTTAAAGGTTTTTTACTCTCTGCTATAGTTATTTTTATTGTTTTTAGTGTAGCTTTATTTATAGGAATAAAATTTTTTAAGCTGGATAAAGAAACTTCTATGTTGGTGGGTGCAGGTAGTGCTATTTGTGGTGCAGCTGCAGTATTAGCTTTAGAATCAAGTTTAAAAAGCGATCCTTTTAAAGGTATTTTGGCTGTTGGTACTGTAGTAATTTTTGGACTTATATTTATGTTTTTATATCCTATAGCTTTTTCTTTAGATTTGTTTCCTTATTTTGATCAAAATGCTATGGGTGTTTTTATGGGTGCAACTTTACATGAGGTGGCAAATGTTGCAGGATCAGCTGAAATGGCAAAAGATATGGCAGGTTTTGAACAAAGTGCTTCTAATATTGCAATTATTATTAAAATGATGAGAGTGATTTTATTAGTCCCGTTTTTACTTATTGTAACTTATTTATTTGCCAAAAACCAACATTCAAGACACGGAAGAACTACAAAAAATATTACTATACCTTATTTTGCTTTTGCTTTTTTAGCAATGATAGTTTTAAATACTTATTTAGCAAGCAAAGAAAGTATTTTGGGTGTAGCTACAAGTGATATTATTTTTTTAGGTCGCATGCTTTGTACTTTATGTATTGTTTTTGCTATGGCTGCTTTAGGTTTACAAATTGATTTTAAAAAGTTTTTAAAAAGCGGTTCTAAAGTTTTTGGTTTAGCTTTTATTTTGGCTCTTGTTTTAATTTTTGGAGGTTATTTTTTAACTTTAGCTTTTAAAGGTATACTTTGGTAA
- a CDS encoding SixA phosphatase family protein, with the protein MKKIYIIRHAKASKNKNINDFDRKLTKKGKKDIKKLCKKLALYQIHPDFILSSPAIRSAKTAKKIAKFCNFNKNKIQFNEHLYFGDFNLVLKALQDIDKQFDEIFVIGHNPLLMELGELLSSLCLASFPTSSILCLEFNINEFKNLKEHSGKLIFFDHIKKPKEKDLDF; encoded by the coding sequence ATGAAAAAGATTTATATTATAAGACATGCAAAAGCAAGTAAAAATAAAAATATTAATGATTTTGATAGAAAACTAACCAAAAAAGGAAAAAAAGATATCAAAAAACTTTGTAAAAAACTCGCTTTATATCAAATACATCCTGATTTTATATTATCAAGTCCTGCTATTAGAAGTGCTAAAACAGCTAAAAAAATAGCTAAATTTTGTAATTTTAATAAAAATAAAATTCAATTTAATGAGCATTTATATTTTGGTGATTTTAATCTTGTTTTAAAAGCTTTGCAAGATATAGATAAACAATTTGATGAAATATTTGTAATAGGGCACAATCCTCTTTTAATGGAACTTGGCGAATTATTAAGTTCGCTTTGTTTAGCTTCTTTTCCAACTTCTTCCATATTATGTTTAGAATTTAATATTAATGAATTTAAAAATTTAAAAGAGCATAGTGGAAAATTAATATTTTTTGATCATATAAAAAAACCAAAAGAGAAGGATTTGGATTTTTAA
- a CDS encoding LysR family transcriptional regulator, with protein sequence MKIKDMEVFLDLLNTQSPTNTANNFSITQPNVSIIIKNLENKLGSILFERLGKKLLPTPKALELGKNWMKLVQEYHKSLENLNEENTLLGEIKIASTQSICQHFLAPILFDFKTEFKNIIIHIQTHNSKECLHLVKNGDIEFAIIEAELNPDLTEYENLQIDFWKNDELVVATSNINLSKKEFYIDELLQQKWILREQGSGLRDKFLNEIGISIKKLNIFLELDSIAAIKELILQKQAISIFSKKSIEKELKNGMLYEIKLKNIDLKRKFYIVKRKDYNFNRALEKFEKMFK encoded by the coding sequence ATGAAAATTAAAGATATGGAAGTTTTTTTAGATCTTTTAAATACACAAAGTCCTACAAATACAGCTAATAATTTTTCTATTACCCAACCTAATGTTTCAATAATAATTAAAAATTTAGAAAATAAATTAGGAAGTATTTTATTTGAAAGATTGGGAAAAAAACTCTTACCTACGCCAAAAGCTTTAGAATTAGGAAAAAATTGGATGAAACTTGTTCAAGAATATCACAAAAGTTTAGAAAATTTAAATGAAGAAAACACTCTCTTAGGAGAAATTAAAATAGCTTCTACTCAAAGTATTTGCCAACATTTTTTAGCCCCTATTTTATTTGATTTTAAAACAGAATTTAAAAATATCATTATTCACATACAAACACATAATTCAAAAGAATGCTTACATTTAGTAAAAAATGGAGATATAGAATTTGCCATTATTGAAGCGGAGCTAAATCCAGATTTAACAGAATACGAAAATCTGCAAATAGATTTTTGGAAAAATGATGAACTAGTAGTGGCAACTAGTAATATAAATTTAAGCAAAAAAGAATTTTACATAGATGAGCTTTTACAACAAAAATGGATTTTAAGAGAACAAGGATCTGGCTTAAGGGATAAATTTTTAAATGAAATTGGTATAAGCATAAAAAAACTGAATATTTTTTTAGAACTTGATTCAATAGCTGCCATTAAAGAACTTATTTTGCAAAAGCAAGCCATTTCTATTTTTTCCAAAAAAAGTATAGAAAAAGAATTAAAAAATGGGATGCTTTATGAAATTAAACTTAAAAATATCGATCTAAAACGTAAATTTTATATCGTAAAAAGAAAAGATTACAATTTTAATAGAGCTTTGGAAAAATTTGAAAAAATGTTTAAATAA